TGCCTTATTGGCTAATGAAGCGCGATACCAAGCCGTTTCCGGTAATGGCTCAGCGACGTTGGTAAATGCTTTGATGAACTTCTTGGCATCAGCAAGAACCGCTAAATCAACGGTGTGACGCCGGCCAAACTTGCTGGCATCAATATCGACTTGAATATATTTGGCATTCGGTGCGATAAAGTATGGCTGGAATGGGAAATCCGAACCAAGGAACAAGACCATATCGGCACCACGGGCAACCTCAACGCCCGGCTTGGACGCAACCCGACCAGCAGAACCCATATTCGCTTTGTAGTCGTCAGGCACAACGCCTTTTGCCAAAGCCGTCGTGATAATCGGAATATGCGTTTTTTCGGAAAAAGCAATAATCTCGTCCCGGGCACCACGCGCGCCATTACCAACGTATAAAATCGGCTTCTTGGCACCTTTGATGATGCTCCAGGCCGTTGCAACCTGTTCCGGATCCGGCTCAGGTAAAAGCGGCTTTTGGTAGAGATTGGCTGACGAAACATAATTGTCGTCAATTTGTTCCCAACCAAGATCTTTAGGAATCGTCACCACTGCCACACCCTGATGCTTGTACGCCTGACGAATGGCTTCATCAACAACATGTGGCAACTGAGCAGCCGTCATCGCTGTCCGATTGTAAACCGAAACATCGGCAAACATCGGATTCTCATTCATTTCCTGGAAAAAGTTGGTGTTCATGGCAGCAGTCGGCACCTGCCCGACCAAAGCCAAAACCGGCACATGATCGTATTGAGCATCATACAACCCATTCAGCAGATGTACTGCCCCAGGCCCAGCAGAACCAAACGTTGCGCCAATGCGGCCAGTTACTTTAGCTTCACCGGCTGCGGCTAACGCACCGACTTCTTCATGCCGAACCTGAACATAGTTGATCGTGTGACGCCGATTATAAAGTGCATTCATCGTGCTATCAAAAGAACCACCAGGCAACCCATAAATGTTATGAATGCCCCAGTCTTCGAGCACCTTGATCATTGCGTCTGCAGCGTTGATTTTTTCTGTCATGACACTTGCCTCCATTATTACTTAAATTTTGTAAGTTCATTACAAAAATGAGTATGACAATTAATCGTCAGCAATGCAAGCCCTTTCACTTCAACTAATCTTGCAAAAAGGCCAAAAGCCTAAAAATCGCTTCCATGACCGGCATAATAAGCCCGTTGGAACCATAACAGTCAACCAAATTGACTAATACAGATTGACAGGTTTCATACCGTTCGCCGAAAATAATTGCCATAAAATAACCAGCCACAAATCAGATTAATGTGTCGAAGTCGATGAATTAGCCGGCCGCTTTTCGTACAAGCGTTCCTGTCCAACGACACCAGTCAAAACAAATTGGCCACGGAAGTACGCTGGATCCGGCCGATAATCTTCGGGATCATAAGGCACCTTATCGCTGAACAGCGCCTCGTATTCCGGCGCCGTCAGCTGTTGGCGATCATCCAATTGGCGGGCGTGAGCGGCTGACTGTAGTTGGTCTTTGAAGCCTGGCTGCAAAATACCACTGAAAAACTCCGCCACCGCACCTGACCCATACGAAAATAGCCCGATACGGTCTCCGGCCTGCAGTGTTGCATCGTGATCCAATAAGGAAAGCAGTCCGAAGTAAAGCGAACCCGTATAAATATTGCCAATCCGGCGGCAGTAGCGAGTGCTAGCGTCAAACCGTTCCTTTAATCGCTTCACAGTCTGGTCGTCGGCTTCGGGCAAGACTAAATCCAACGCCTTTTTGCCCATTTTGGTGTAAGGCAAATGGAAGGTCATCCCCGCAAAATCAGCTGCGGTTAAATGGTTTTCAGCCTGATAACGATCCCAGACCGCCTGAAAGAAGGCCAAATACTGCTCAGTGGAATACTTTCCCTGGGCAATTGCTGTATCCTGGTAAACCGGCCGCCAAAAATCATTAATCGATGCCGAGCGATAAACCGAATCCGACTCAATCGTGATGAGTCGCGGATCCGCCTTGACGATCATCGCCACGGCACCGGCGCCTTGGGTGACTTCACCTGCTGTCGCCAAGCCGTACCGGGCAATATCAGCCGCGATGACCAGCACGCTTTTATCTGGATGCCCAGCTACATAATCCCGCGCCATCATCAAAGCCGCGGTTCCGCCATAACAGGCTTCTTTTAATTCAACTGCACGTACCCATTCAGGCAAGTCCAGCAGCTGATGAATAAACAAAGCAGCTGACTTGCTTGCGTCCACACCACTTTCGGTTCCGACCAGCACCATTCCCAGACTGTCCCGGACTGCCGGGGTCATCAGTGGTGCTGCGGCATTGGCACCCATCGTCACAATATCTTGACTTGAAGGCGGTACCGCCTGTTCATCTTGGCCGATGCCGATGGTGTACTTGTCCGGTTCATCTCCCCGAACCTTTGCGAGTTCCACTAAATCGACGTAAAAGTCCGGTGTATCCATTGCAATGGCATCAATCCCGATTTTCATTTTTTGATTGGCCTACTTTCTGATTTGATCGAATGTTTGCTAAATAAGTTTTGGCATGTGCTAGGTCCATTTGCCCTTCCCGCAATGCAGCGACCAGAGCCGGCAGTTCGCGTTCGTCGGCACCAGCCGCGATCGCTAAGGCATTAGCTTGCAGCTTCATATGCCCGGCTTGAATACCCGGTCCGGCCAGTGCCCGCAATGCCGCAAGATTCTGCACCAAGCCCAATGCCGCAATCACCTGCTGCATGGTGGCTAAATCTCGATAACCACCAAGGCGGCGGGCAGCTTGTGCCAGTGGCAAGGCACCGATTGCACCACCGACCGCTCCGAGCGGTAACGGTATTTGCAAGGTTCCTTCTAACTTACCGGCATGCATCACCCAGCGCGATAAAGGTTGATATTGGCCGCTAGCAGCTGCGAAAGCACCCACACTTGCGGCAATCGCCCGCGTGTCATTGCCAGTTGCCAAAACTGCTCCAATGACGCCGTTAAGAATTCCTTTATTATGCGTTACGGCACGTTCCGGATCGACAAAAGCCAATTCGCTAAGTTGCACGATTTTTTTGGCAATTACCTCACCTGACGCTGTCTCCGTGGCAAGGGTCGGCGGATCAAGTTGCACCGTCGCGGTCACTAACTCGGCTGGGGTATTTGTTAAAATACTGACCAAAATCGTTCCGTTGAGCCAGGTTTTAACGACTGCTGCAACTGCTTCGGCTACCGTATTGGCATAATTGGCGCCCATCGCCTCTTTAGGGTTAAGGGTTAAGCGAATCTTCAAAAAACGGTTGGCTAACACCGACACGGCAACGCCAACTAACCCGCCACCACGCTGAATCATGGAAGGATGAGCGGCTGCCACAATCGCTTTGATGTCTGCTTGATGGGCCAAAACCGTTTGCTTGGCAGCTTCCAAATCGGCTAAGTCTGTCAAAACCACCTCGGCGACCACCTGATGCGAATCAACCCGTGCCACAACCCCGCCATTTTCGGCAGCAATCCGCGCACCATTACTGGCAGCTGCTACAACAGAAGGTTCTTCGTTGGCAAGTGGCACCTGATGTAACTGGCCATTCACTAATAGATTTCGGGCAATCCCTAAAGGTAGCGAAAATTCACCGATTGAATTTTCGATCAGCTTCGCTTCGGTTGCGGCAGGGAGGGATAACGTTGCCGCGAATAAACTGGC
Above is a window of Lacticaseibacillus casei DSM 20011 = JCM 1134 = ATCC 393 DNA encoding:
- the spxB gene encoding pyruvate oxidase; its protein translation is MTEKINAADAMIKVLEDWGIHNIYGLPGGSFDSTMNALYNRRHTINYVQVRHEEVGALAAAGEAKVTGRIGATFGSAGPGAVHLLNGLYDAQYDHVPVLALVGQVPTAAMNTNFFQEMNENPMFADVSVYNRTAMTAAQLPHVVDEAIRQAYKHQGVAVVTIPKDLGWEQIDDNYVSSANLYQKPLLPEPDPEQVATAWSIIKGAKKPILYVGNGARGARDEIIAFSEKTHIPIITTALAKGVVPDDYKANMGSAGRVASKPGVEVARGADMVLFLGSDFPFQPYFIAPNAKYIQVDIDASKFGRRHTVDLAVLADAKKFIKAFTNVAEPLPETAWYRASLANKANWVDWMKSFEDDAETPLRVEPIFKLINEMAEKDAIFQVDVGNVTINGMRYLKANDDQAFTTSGWYATMGYALPAAIGAQSEFPDRQVWSISGDGGFAMVMQDIMTQVKYHLPIINVVLTNQSLGFIEAEQDDTHQPHSGVDLIGADYGKAAEAMGAQGFEVHTLDELKDAFAKAKDRKGPVVIDVKISNLRPIPVEQLVLDKQTQDPEAVDAFVKKYHAESLIPFRQLLEDAEKTTANV
- a CDS encoding hydroxymethylglutaryl-CoA synthase, with translation MKIGIDAIAMDTPDFYVDLVELAKVRGDEPDKYTIGIGQDEQAVPPSSQDIVTMGANAAAPLMTPAVRDSLGMVLVGTESGVDASKSAALFIHQLLDLPEWVRAVELKEACYGGTAALMMARDYVAGHPDKSVLVIAADIARYGLATAGEVTQGAGAVAMIVKADPRLITIESDSVYRSASINDFWRPVYQDTAIAQGKYSTEQYLAFFQAVWDRYQAENHLTAADFAGMTFHLPYTKMGKKALDLVLPEADDQTVKRLKERFDASTRYCRRIGNIYTGSLYFGLLSLLDHDATLQAGDRIGLFSYGSGAVAEFFSGILQPGFKDQLQSAAHARQLDDRQQLTAPEYEALFSDKVPYDPEDYRPDPAYFRGQFVLTGVVGQERLYEKRPANSSTSTH
- a CDS encoding hydroxymethylglutaryl-CoA reductase, degradative yields the protein MKFYEKTPEERRAQLIREGSLTQADASLFAATLSLPAATEAKLIENSIGEFSLPLGIARNLLVNGQLHQVPLANEEPSVVAAASNGARIAAENGGVVARVDSHQVVAEVVLTDLADLEAAKQTVLAHQADIKAIVAAAHPSMIQRGGGLVGVAVSVLANRFLKIRLTLNPKEAMGANYANTVAEAVAAVVKTWLNGTILVSILTNTPAELVTATVQLDPPTLATETASGEVIAKKIVQLSELAFVDPERAVTHNKGILNGVIGAVLATGNDTRAIAASVGAFAAASGQYQPLSRWVMHAGKLEGTLQIPLPLGAVGGAIGALPLAQAARRLGGYRDLATMQQVIAALGLVQNLAALRALAGPGIQAGHMKLQANALAIAAGADERELPALVAALREGQMDLAHAKTYLANIRSNQKVGQSKNENRD